In Solanum lycopersicum chromosome 3, SLM_r2.1, the genomic stretch aactagggttctgggaaccataggcaattagtgagataaaccctaactaaaataaaaattctagaatagtgtcttgcatgtattaataattctttcgcttagaagtctttttaacggatggccaacgttagaacttgccttaatgctacttgccagaccaaggaggtaaataataggaaaagaattattaacatagatttagtgtatactatctaataggctagtattgattcgtacgaggtaataacatagtcaaatatcgaatacaatgcttaatatgaggtaaggataagggttaggatagcaacacacgtagccggaccaaggtgcggagtaagATTTTCTAGataccggaccaaggatttagaaatacataacttattactttgtgtgcaagatactaggaaagaattgttatagttagagttatcaatttatgaacatatggggaacacgtaaaccctagttactttgattaattgattaaaatccaacattcaaagttgttaactgtctctgtcaagtttgttaattaattttactcatttagaaatagaaacccccctttattgtttttactttccaaggaagtcattgaccaaacaatagtaataacaggttgaacttaagtctagactattttcctcgtggaacgatcccaaccttaaTAGTtgtgttatttacttgacacgaccgctttacttcttatttgagaagtaagtttgagagtatcaaattttggcaccgcTGCCAGGGAatctagcttttagattaacttgaacttgttactatagtttagttgatattttcttgattttacttttttttattgtttttgatttcttttcagaactatcctccttgtttgccaaatacacggagaggaagagaacccttgtttccctatgatcacgagTTAGAGTGTACaatgcgcaatatgaatcgaaacttgggaataaatgataaGGATCCGAacaagaacatcccagctccgattgatgttcatggtcagatgttacccgatgctccgagtgaacatcaacagaggagACAAAATCCCGTTTGACGGCACCAAACATACTaaagagggtatgataacatagtagactcagatgggccacttgtcttgccccttctacccacaggccacacctttgtggtaactagtagcctgatccAAATACTCACttccagaggtttgttttcacggctaccttttgaggatccacaggcccatatagctaaggtaagggcagtgtgtaaaagttgtgtggggaggcctgatttggatctagatgtaatagggctcagagtgtttcctctctcactgacacGAGAGACTACTATAtagttcactgagctcccatacaactcaatcttcacttggaacgaATTAAGGGATCTTTTagtagcacgctactatccggtctccaagaaactaaacaacaaagacagagtgaacaactttgtggcactaccaagaGAGtgagttagtagttcttgggatagattcacctcattcttgagaagtgttccaaatcactgtatagatgatgagtcactgaaggaatacttctatcggggacaagatgataacaacAATGCgatgttggacactatagcaagtggatcttatggagaatgcccttatgctgagattctgaaaaattagagaaaatctcctggaataacaaagcttggagtactaggaattCTAATatagggagaaacaccttcggagtgtagtccactcacaacccagctaCAAATTAGATTCAAGAAGAAATGGTTCAGAttagaactgagcttgggttggtactaaaacatgtcacagggggtccagaaaagataaatgcattcAACTACTTCGCTAAACCACCACAtcctaatgatgagtgctattatgcggaggacacttatgcagtgaatgagcagacggggggttttcgACCAAGTACCCAAGGCTTAATTCAAGataattggcaccaaggtcaagggaatCAAGGCcgaaactatggtaactacaaccgtgagggtcattatgttcgagatggaagctacaaccgcgacaacaactttaacaaggGTAACTATGCTTATAAAAACAACAGGAATgaaccctatgttcctcctcaaaatcgtgaagatacttctagggatggtggagatagtatggcgcgagttaaggatatgttgcacaaaattatGAGGAgtttcgatgctagtgatgagcatattaatgagttaaggggtgatttagctagtattgggcaaaaagatgatacacatgcaattttgattaaacatatcgagttgcaaatggcccaattatctgcgacagtgaacacatgGCAACCAGGCACTATTCCTAGCAACACTTTTCAAAATCCAAATAATAATGTGCACtatatggcaatcactactcggggtgatAAGAAAACCAtcgacccacctatgccgtctactaaggaaaatgtgagaaaggataatgataatgtggtaaagggtagtggtgaagcagaggaatgTAAtagaaaagatgcagaagtacctatgaaggtaattcccatgcctaggccaccaccacctttccctcagagattagtgagaAAGAACGAGGATGGTAGATATCGgtgtttcataacaatgttgaagaagtTTTCTATCAACGTTCCTTTGGTAGATGCTCTAGAACAAGTGACCGGttatgcaaaatttatgaaagatcttgtcaccaagaaaagatcgatcacttttgaagatgatgatagactgcagcattgtagtgcgattgctacaagatccctcgtacaaaagaaagaatattcGGGTGCatttactattccttgtacagttgggtcattacattttgcgaaagcattgtGTGATCTCAGGGcaaccataaatctcatgcccctctcaatttacaaaaagttgggtttgggggatccaaaatccactacgatgcggctactgatggatGATCGGATAGTGAAACGGCCCATAGGCATagtccatgatgtgctagtaaaagttgaGTCATTCaactttccggctgattttgttattcctgattgtgaggtcgatttttaagtgcctattattcttggaagTCCATTCCTTTCTaaccttagttgatatggagaagagacagatgacatttcggttgaataatgaagaagcgcccttcaacatttgtaggaccatgaggcagagtggtgagctccaatcggtatctgccatatcccacaaagaaaagatgaagaaggagactgaacagaaaaatgcataacaggagtttatggttggggatttggtgcttgtagaaagttctggggtgccttgtcttccggacaagctcaagtccaaatggactggcccttacttgattacccaagtattccctcatggagcagttgagttaaaagccaaggatgAAGTGCGGTTTGAGGTTAATAGAGAATGAATAAAACTCTTTATGGGCATAAAGCATTGGGAAATAAAGTAATAGGGGAaaaccatcttgatgaaggcggagtaatcaagtgtcctcagtcgtacCGCGATGTTatatcaggcgcttgttgggaggcaacccaatacttatagtttttttttctttcattctttctagTAATTGTAGCATtctctactaatgggttttaaatttgcaggcacatcaccaggaaattctgcagaagaTCACTCTGAAACAgtcaccaacggacacatgcgacgtaCCATCGTGCtctcgacggtccatcctgcccaACCGtgctggttgtcagagacccaaTTCCTAAAGGTCtctcacattttctaagtgtcctccaatggacatctacgacggaccatcatactATCGATGGTTCGTCTTGCATAACCATCATGGCGGTCTgagacccctctcttaagggtctccatttttttaagtttcccacgacggacatcgacgatggaccgtcataattACAATGGCCCGTGCTGATTGTCAgagctttgcgccccaggtttgcttcacctaccactcttgtatttcaattttctatgcattggggacaatttccTGTCtgtttgttgggggtggggtaaatggaaagtgagtgctagggtgaagacTGAGTGGCCCAATTCACTATActgttttggggttttcttgcctatgttctttttccccaagagactgattactttttttgttgaactggcatgtctatatctttcatacatagtttaattttggagcatgatggctaaaatgatatcctgataaacttgaaaatgatgtatgactaggcatagtaactgataattgtgtggctctaagcatgacatagagttacaccattgcattaccctaagtcttaaattcgaactaggtgtcttaTAATCTTTTATAGTGATGatatgtcaagtgagtgtgaggaaaattcgaattagtccactattggtactgagctagaacttgccttgttAGTCCTGGtgaaagtaagttgtaatagacaattaggaacggatcataggcccttattcaatattgCCCATTTCAAgcctaaataaaacaaaaccaaatgaaatttgtccttctttgatccaaatgatcttagcttaaaatagaccattctttttcaccccaactgatcttttctgcgaacaatgtgttggccctggtccctccttggacatgttcACCTccgcttatgccaaaagcataagttgagggtggataatgcaGTAAAAAAAACCTTCATTATGGCCCTATACCAACTTTTGGtgttgtgtaccttgactcatggcaaacccatgagttgagggtggctattatgaggaatgctctagaatgtggggttgaaagaacaaagagagagaaataacaaaagtaaagtgactcaagaattagttgaaagaaaagtaaagaaaaagaaaaataaacaagaaatacaagcatgaaaagaagagagtcacttacacaaataaag encodes the following:
- the LOC138347557 gene encoding uncharacterized protein, whose product is MVQIRTELGLVLKHVTGGPEKINAFNYFAKPPHPNDECYYAEDTYAVNEQTGGFRPSTQGLIQDNWHQGQGNQGRNYGNYNREGHYVRDGSYNRDNNFNKGNYAYKNNRNEPYVPPQNREDTSRDGGDSMARVKDMLHKIMRSFDASDEHINELRGDLASIGQKDDTHAILIKHIELQMAQLSATVNTWQPGTIPSNTFQNPNNNVHYMAITTRGDKKTIDPPMPSTKENVRKDNDNVVKGSGEAEECNRKDAEVPMKVIPMPRPPPPFPQRLVRKNEDGRYRCFITMLKKFSINVPLVDALEQVTGYAKFMKDLVTKKRSITFEDDDRLQHCSAIATRSLVQKKEYSGAFTIPCTVGSLHFAKALCDLRATINLMPLSIYKKLGLGDPKSTTMRLLMDDRIVKRPIGIVHDVLVKVESFNFPADFVIPDCEVDF